A single window of Leptospira semungkisensis DNA harbors:
- a CDS encoding RNA polymerase sigma factor produces MERAVSIKDEFTDTILFALEGKPRAMEDLLEKIQDYIFNLSLRMLWDPHEAEDATQEILLKISNKLAGFRFESKFTTWVYSIASHHLLSLKRPKNIVYLGRMRDSLSLKASSERIEEQIEEKILEEEIRFGCVHAVLLKLNSVDRLVYVLSTVYGMASEEGAEIVGITAENFRQKLSRSKRKLSDFLSKECGLWIDQKTACPCIGISKHLLHQNKENGKFFMELKNLKRKNPSLEHTKVLEDLKKLDRLAWIYQSQGVYEAPSEILENLGSI; encoded by the coding sequence ATGGAAAGAGCCGTATCAATCAAAGATGAATTCACGGATACGATCCTTTTTGCTTTAGAAGGAAAGCCTAGAGCAATGGAAGATCTTCTCGAAAAGATCCAAGATTATATTTTCAATCTATCTCTTAGAATGCTCTGGGATCCTCATGAGGCAGAAGATGCTACGCAAGAGATTCTTTTGAAAATCTCAAACAAACTCGCCGGTTTCCGTTTCGAGAGTAAATTTACTACCTGGGTATATTCCATTGCAAGCCATCATCTTCTTTCGTTAAAAAGACCGAAGAACATAGTCTATCTAGGACGAATGAGAGACAGCCTGTCTTTAAAAGCTTCCTCAGAAAGAATAGAAGAACAGATCGAAGAGAAGATCTTAGAAGAAGAGATTCGCTTCGGTTGCGTTCATGCCGTTTTATTAAAATTAAATTCAGTCGATCGACTCGTATACGTTCTATCTACGGTTTACGGAATGGCTAGCGAAGAAGGCGCAGAAATCGTAGGAATTACTGCCGAAAATTTTAGACAAAAGCTTTCTCGTTCCAAAAGAAAGCTTTCCGATTTTCTCTCCAAAGAATGCGGCCTATGGATCGATCAAAAGACTGCTTGTCCATGCATCGGGATCTCGAAACATCTATTGCATCAGAACAAAGAGAACGGAAAGTTTTTTATGGAATTGAAAAATCTGAAAAGAAAAAATCCTTCTCTCGAACATACTAAGGTTTTAGAAGATCTTAAGAAATTGGACAGACTCGCTTGGATCTATCAGAGCCAAGGAGTTTACGAGGCCCCTTCTGAAATTTTGGAAAATCTAGGCTCTATTTAA
- a CDS encoding Bor family protein: MRLFTIWYIVPVYNDLDQKTVCPNGRIRTVNMQFSILNAAVCGSTLFLLCPHTVGVECLE, from the coding sequence GTGAGGCTGTTTACAATCTGGTACATTGTACCTGTATACAATGATCTGGACCAAAAGACGGTTTGTCCTAATGGAAGGATCCGAACCGTCAATATGCAGTTTTCGATCCTGAACGCAGCAGTCTGCGGCTCTACATTATTCTTACTCTGTCCTCATACAGTTGGTGTGGAATGTTTAGAATAA